A window of the Eschrichtius robustus isolate mEscRob2 chromosome 5, mEscRob2.pri, whole genome shotgun sequence genome harbors these coding sequences:
- the CPO gene encoding LOW QUALITY PROTEIN: carboxypeptidase O (The sequence of the model RefSeq protein was modified relative to this genomic sequence to represent the inferred CDS: substituted 2 bases at 2 genomic stop codons) encodes MKPLLGNLYLLGMLVPGELGYDRSVAQQRQEAVDKVVSPWRILETYSYNRYHPMGEIYQWMSETREKYTEVVTXHFLGMAYENRPVYYLKVSEKIVQNYKYNSRVRSLLKNLDFYVLPVLNIDGYIYTWTTDRLWRKSRSSHNNGMCFGTDLNRNFDASWCSIGASHNCQGPMSEPETKVVSSFFESEKENTACFLTMHSYGQLILVPYGYTKNKSSNHEQLIQVGQKAANALKAKHGTNYRVGSSADILYATSGSSXDWAWDIGIPSSYAFELRDNGTYGFVLPETQIQATCEETMEAVLSVLDDVYEKYWYSNSAGKVTSTAVVLSLLKSFIFLL; translated from the exons ATCTGTAGCACAACAGAGACAAGAAGCTGTGGATAAGGTAGTGAGTCCATGGAGGATCCTGGAGACATATTCCTATAACAGATACCACCCCATGGGGGAG ATCTATCAGTGGATGAGTGAGACAAGGGAGAAGTACACGGAAGTGGTGACATAGCATTTCCTAGGAATGGCCTATGAGAACCGGCCCGTGTATTATTTGAAGGTGAGTGAGAAG ATTGTACAGAACTATAAATACAACTCAAGGGTAAGAAGTCTCCTTAAAAACCTGGACTTCTATGTGCTTCCGGTTCTTAACATAGATGGCTACATCTATACTTGGACAACG GATCGGCTTTGGAGGAAATCCCGTTCATCCCATAATAATGGCATGTGTTTTGGGACAGATCTCAATAGAAATTTCGATGCATCCTGGTGTA gtaTCGGTGCATCTCACAACTGCCAAGGACCCATGTCTGAACCAGAGACTAaagttgtttccagctttttcgAGAGCGAGAAGGAGAACACTGCCTGCTTCCTGACCATGCACTCTTACGGGCAGCTCATCCTCGTGCCTTATGGCTACaccaaaaataaatcaagtaaCCATGAACAACTG ATCCAAGTTGGACAGAAGGCAGCAAATGCATTGAAAGCAAAGCATGGAACCAATTATAGAGTTGGATCTAGTGcagatattttat ATGCCACTTCAGGGTCTTCATGAGACTGGGCTTGGGACATTGGGATCCCTTCCTCATATGCATTTGAGCTGAGGGACAATGGTACATATGGGTTTGTCCTGCCAGAAACTCAGATTCAGGCCACCTGTGAGGAAACCATGGAGGCTGTGCTCTCAGTCCTGGATGATGTGTATGAGAAATACTGGTATTCAAACAGTGCTGGAAAGGTGACATCTACTGCTGTGGTGCTGAGCTTGCTGAAGTCCTTCATCTTTCTTCTGTAG